A window of Halomonas sp. H10-9-1 contains these coding sequences:
- a CDS encoding thiol:disulfide interchange protein DsbA/DsbL, with product MLKPLIFVLAGLALPGLATAQNLVEGEHYEVLPEPVETQVGEGQIEVTEAFWFGCPHCYNLQEHVTSWYETLDDDVSVVHLPATMGGDWNRHAQVFYAAEALGIEDALHADLFHAIHEQGRRLTGEDEIAEFFSDYGVSEEEARQALSSFAVKSQVNQANARMRAMRLMGVPALMVDGRYLVTPSSAGSLANMPQIAATLVEKIREERKE from the coding sequence ATGTTGAAGCCCCTGATATTCGTGCTCGCCGGCCTCGCCCTGCCGGGCCTGGCCACCGCCCAGAACCTGGTGGAGGGTGAGCACTATGAGGTGCTGCCCGAGCCCGTGGAGACCCAAGTGGGCGAAGGCCAGATCGAGGTCACCGAGGCCTTCTGGTTCGGCTGCCCGCACTGCTACAACCTGCAGGAGCATGTCACCTCCTGGTACGAGACCCTCGACGACGACGTCAGCGTGGTGCACCTGCCGGCCACCATGGGTGGCGACTGGAACCGACACGCCCAGGTGTTCTACGCCGCCGAGGCACTGGGCATCGAGGACGCACTTCACGCCGACCTCTTCCACGCCATCCATGAGCAGGGTCGCCGGCTCACCGGCGAGGATGAGATCGCCGAGTTCTTCAGCGACTACGGCGTCAGCGAGGAGGAGGCGCGGCAGGCACTGAGCTCCTTCGCGGTAAAGAGCCAGGTCAACCAGGCCAATGCCCGCATGCGCGCCATGCGCCTGATGGGGGTACCCGCGCTCATGGTCGATGGCCGCTACCTGGTCACCCCCAGCAGCGCCGGCAGCCTGGCCAACATGCCGCAGATTGCCGCGACTCTGGTCGAGAAAATTCGCGAGGAGCGTAAGGAGTAA
- a CDS encoding c-type cytochrome, with protein MRKLLASLAITMGAVGAAHADLEADADAAAGRDKAATCAACHGQEGISAVGTFPNLSGQQASYLAKQIMDIRDGTRVVPEMAGQVDSFSDQEAWDVAKFYADKNAALGQADPDELLVERGRELYRAGDMAKGIPACAACHTPTGQGIGTAVYPALSGQHAEYTLATLQDFAAGNRTNDPAAIMRDIAAKMSDADMEAVANYVLGLH; from the coding sequence ATGAGAAAGTTACTGGCAAGCCTGGCAATCACCATGGGCGCCGTCGGCGCCGCCCACGCAGACCTCGAAGCCGATGCCGATGCGGCAGCGGGCCGTGACAAGGCCGCGACCTGCGCGGCGTGTCACGGCCAGGAGGGCATCAGCGCGGTAGGCACCTTCCCCAACCTGTCGGGCCAACAGGCCTCCTATCTGGCCAAGCAGATCATGGATATCCGTGACGGCACCCGCGTGGTACCGGAGATGGCCGGCCAGGTGGACAGCTTCTCCGACCAGGAGGCCTGGGACGTAGCCAAGTTCTATGCCGACAAGAACGCGGCCCTGGGCCAGGCGGATCCCGATGAGCTGCTGGTCGAGCGCGGTCGCGAGCTCTATCGCGCCGGCGACATGGCCAAGGGCATCCCGGCCTGTGCCGCCTGCCACACGCCGACCGGCCAGGGCATCGGCACCGCCGTCTACCCTGCGCTCTCCGGCCAGCATGCCGAGTACACCCTGGCCACCCTGCAGGACTTCGCCGCCGGCAACCGCACCAATGATCCGGCCGCCATCATGCGCGATATCGCCGCCAAGATGAGCGATGCCGACATGGAAGCCGTGGCCAACTACGTACTGGGCCTGCACTGA
- the yihA gene encoding ribosome biogenesis GTP-binding protein YihA/YsxC — MARLDSRLNYQTARFLISAPTLAKCPTDGGAEVAFAGRSNAGKSSAINTLTRQNALARISKTPGRTQLINFFSLGDNLDRRLVDLPGYGYAKVPEAVKLEWQRHLSDYLQRRASLKGLVLVMDVRHPLSEFDQTMLGWADAQEMPVHILLTKADKLKRGPAASALQQVRSRLREWEDLVTIQLFSSLKGQGIEELEARLDAWLLGPTEE; from the coding sequence ATGGCGCGACTCGACTCTCGTCTCAACTATCAGACCGCCCGCTTCCTCATCAGCGCTCCGACCCTGGCCAAGTGCCCGACGGACGGCGGTGCCGAAGTGGCCTTCGCCGGTCGCTCGAATGCCGGAAAATCAAGCGCGATCAACACCTTGACCCGACAGAATGCGCTGGCACGGATTTCCAAGACGCCCGGCCGCACCCAGCTGATCAACTTCTTCTCGCTGGGTGACAACCTCGACCGGCGCCTGGTGGACCTGCCCGGCTATGGCTATGCCAAGGTGCCCGAGGCGGTCAAGCTGGAGTGGCAGCGCCACCTCTCCGACTACCTGCAGCGCCGTGCCTCGCTCAAGGGCCTGGTGCTGGTGATGGATGTGCGCCACCCGCTCTCCGAGTTCGACCAGACCATGCTCGGCTGGGCCGATGCCCAGGAGATGCCGGTGCATATCCTGCTGACCAAGGCCGACAAGCTCAAGCGCGGCCCCGCGGCGAGCGCCCTGCAGCAAGTGCGTTCGCGGTTGCGCGAGTGGGAGGATCTGGTGACCATCCAGCTCTTCTCGTCGCTCAAGGGGCAGGGCATCGAGGAGCTCGAGGCGCGCCTGGACGCCTGGCTGCTAGGGCCCACAGAAGAGTAA